From the genome of Labedella gwakjiensis:
GCCCCGTGGGTCGCGTCGAGACTGGGGGAGGGGACGACCATCCCCGTCTCGTGTCTCGCCGGCGGCCTCTTCCTCCTCATGATCCCCGCCGCCACGCTCGTGCCGGGCTTCGCCGTGCCGATACTCGTGGCGGCGGAGTTCGGGCTCGCCTTCACGGTGCTCGTCTACAACATCACCCAGGTGACGTTCCGACAGCGCGTCTGCCCGCCGCGCCTGCTCGGCCGCATGAACGCGTCCATCCGATTCCTCGTCTGGGGTGTCATGCCGATCGGTTCTCTGCTGTCTGGTGTCCTCGGAACGGTACTCGGCGTGGTCCCGACGCTGTGGATCGGATCCGTGGGCGCGCTCCTCGCCGCTCTCCCCGTGCTGTTCTCGCCGCTCCTCGGAATGCGGAGACTGCCCGACGCCTGAGCGTCGCCGCGGCGTCAGTCGTCGAGCGTGTGGAGGTCGTCTCCGCCCCCGGACCCGTCGGACGTGTCGCCCGCTCGGCGGCTCGCGACGCGTGCGACGGTGCCGGCGACGACCGCTCCGAGGAGCGGGAACAGGATGAACGCCCACACCTGTGCGATGCGGTCGGGTCCGGCGAAGAGGGCCGTCGCGAGCGCCCTGGCGGGGTTGAACGACGCGTTCGACACCGGGGCCGCGACGATCGTGAGGGCGGCGACGGCGAGTCCGATCGTGAGACCGGCGGCGGCTCGATGTCCACCGTCCACCGCATCGGCCGGGCCGCGCGCGATGTACAGCGCCACGATCACGGCGGTGAAGACGGCCTCCACGAGGGCGACGGCGAGGAGGCCGAATCCGTCGGGGGAGAGCTCGGCGCCATAACCTCCTGCAGCGAAGCCCTCGCGCTGCGCGGTCGCGAGCGTCGCGGACACACCGTCGGCCGTGATCCCCAGGACGAGGGCCGCTCCGAGGGTCGCGCCGATCAGCTGGGCTGCGACGTGAGTCGGCACGTCGCGCCAGGGGAATCGACCGGAGATCGCGAGGCCGACGGTCACTGCCGGGTTGAGGTGGGCGCCGGAGACATGAGCGATCGTGGCGTACACCCCGGCGATTGCGAACCCCGTGGCGAGAGCGATGCCGAGGGATCCGACGACCGTGCCGGCGAGGACCGTCGCCCCCACGATGACGGCGACCACCACGAAGGTGCCGAACGCTTCGGCCGCGACGGAGGGGAGGAAACCGGGCTGCTCGCGTTCGTCGGTCATGCTCCGACAGTAGCGAGGGGGATGCCGGACGGCGTCCGGCACGCGCCGTGTCGGACGAGCACGGACGGTGGCGAACCCCTACAGACGCCCGGTGGCCTTGAGGGCGAGGTAGTGATCGGCGAGGGCCGGTGGGAGATCCCCGGGCGCTCCCGAGACGACGTCGGCGCCGAGACGACGGACAGCCGCAGCGACCCGCGAGGCGTCGAGCGCTGCGCGTTCCGCCGCCGCCGCGCGGTAGACGGATTCACGATCGCCGCGCTCGTTCCGCGCCTCCGCGACCGCCGGATCCGTCACCGAGACCACCGCGACGGTGTGGTTGCGCGTGAGCTGGGGGAGGACGGAGAGCAGGCCGGCCGAGGCGCCCGGCGTCTCGATCGACGTGATGAGGACGACGAAGGCGTGGTGGCTCGTGATCTGCCTGACGTGGGACGGGACGGCGTCCCAGTCCATCTCGATGATCTCCGGGTCGATGTCGGCCATCGCGTCGACGAGCTTCGCGAGGAGGTCTGCGCCCGTCGATCCGGTGATGCGTCCCCTGATCCGTCGATCGACGGCGAGGAAGTCGACGCGGTCGTCCGCGCGAGTCGCGAGCGCGGAGAGCAGGAGGGAGCACTCGAACGCCGTGTCGAGTCGCACCTCGTCCGCGATCCGAGCCGCCGAGGTCCGAGCAGTGTCGACGACGATGACCACGCGGCGATCGCGTTCCGGGCGCCACGTGCGCACCACGAGATCAGAGCGCCTGGCCGTAGCCCTCCAGTCGATCGAACGGACGTCGTCGCCACGCACGTAGTCCCGCAGCGAGTCGAACTCCGTCCCCTGGCCGCGCACCATGACGCTCGTCGCGCCGTCGAGCTCGCGCAGCCGGGCGAGGCGGCTCGGCAGGTGCTTCCGCGCGTTGAACGGCGGGAGGACCCGAAGACGTCCGCGCGAGACGATCGTCGCCTGACGAGCGCCGAGGCGCAACGGGCCGAACGATCGAACCGTGATGTGTTCGGTGCGCCTCTCTCCGCGTCGGAACGGTCGGAGGGTCTGCACGATGCGTCGGCGCTCGCCGGGAGGGACGCTCACCCTCTCTCGGGCGAGGGGAGCGCCGGTCGTCGGCTGCCACCCGTCGCGCACGAGCGCGCGCACCGTCCGCCGACCACGGTTCGTGACGAGGATCTCGCTCGTGGCCTCCTCGCCGAGCCGGACCCGGTCGGGCAGGAAGCGCGAGAGGATGAGGCTTCGAGGAGACCCGGCGAGCACGACGTCGATCGCGAGAAGCGCGAGACTGCCCACGATCCACCACAGGAGGACGGCGAAGGAGCGCGCGGGATCGGCGCCCACCGCGACGACGGGGACGATCCCGACGGCGAGGAGGGCGACGAACCAGCCCGTGACGGCCATCTAGATCGGCACCTGGACCTGTTGGAGGATCGACCGCAGGATGGCGTCCGTCGCGACGCCCTCGAGCTCGGCCTCCGGCCGGAGCTGCAGGCGGTGCCTCCAGACGGGGATGACCATCGCCTGGACGTGGTCCGGTGTGATCGAGGGGTGGCCGCTCAGCCACGCCCAGGCCTTCGCCGAGGCGAGGAGGGCCGTGGTCGCTCGCGGGCTCACGCCCATTCGGACGGACGGGCTCCGCCGGGTGGCCCGCGCGAGGTCGACGATGTACGCGAGAACATCGGCGCCGACGGCGGTGCGGGCGGCGGCGGCCTGGGCGGCGTGCAGTTGCTCGCTCGAGAGCACCGGTGCCACGCCGGCTCCGGTGAGGTCGCGCGGGTTGAAGCCGGCGGCGTGCCGGCGTAGCACCTCGACCTCGGTGTCGCGTTCCGGGAGGTCCAGCACGAGTTTGAGGAGGAAGCGGTCGAGCTGAGCCTCCGGGAGCGTGTAGGTGCCCTCGTACTCGATCGGGTTCTGCGTCGCCGCCACGAGGAACGGATCGGGCAGCGGTCGCGTGACGCCGTCGACGGAGACCTGCCGCTCCTCCATCGCCTCGAGCAGCGATGACTGGGTCTTCGGAGGTGTCCGGTTGATCTCGTCGGCAAGCAGGATGTTCGTGAAGACGGGACCCTCGCGGAACTCGAACTCCCCGCGCTTGCCGTCGTAGACGAGCGAGCCGGTCACGTCGCCCGGCATGAGGTCTGGGGTGAACTGGACGCGCTTCGTGTCGAGCTGGAGCGCGTGGCTCAGGGTGCGCACGAGGAGGGTCTTCGCCACGCCGGGCACACCCTCGAGGAGCACGTGACCCCGCGCGAGGAGGGCGATGATGAGACCCGTCACGGCGGCGTCCTGGCCCACGACGGCCTTCCCGACCTCTGACCGCACGCGGGAGAGCGACTCGCGGAGCGCCGCCGAATCGTCGGGTCGCGGGGGCGCCGCGTGGTGCTCGGGTGCTGAGGGGTACTGGTCGCTCATCGTGTCTGTCTCCCGGTGGGGTCGGTGAGGGTGTGGATCTGGGTCTCGAGCAGGCTGAGGGCGTCGGACAGTGCGACGAGGTCCGCATCGCCGCGGGGGATCGCGTCGACGAGGATCGCGCGGACGTCCCGGAGGTCACGACCGGTGAGCGCCGCTGCGGCCGCCGCGACCACTCCGGCGTCAGCGTGGCGTGAGAGGTCGAGTCGCGAGGCGATGCGGTCGATGGTGCCGATGCGCAGGGCATCGACGGCCCGGAGTCGCGCAGACGATCGCTGGTACAGCCGCGCCCGGCCCTCCATCGTCTCGCCCGCGCGCACCGTGACGGGCAGCGGTTCGACCACGAGGGGACCGAATCGCCGTCCCCTCCAGAATCCGGCCGCGATCGTCGCCGCGAGCAGGAGGACCATCGTCGGTACCACCCAGCCGGGCGTGAGCTCGCCGATGGTCGGCGGTGCGTCCGCTTCGACGTCGGCGAGGCTCGGCAGGTACCAGACGAGCGAGTCGGACGTGCCGAGCAGGCCGAGGGCGAGGGCGGCGTTCCCGCTCTCCGTGATGGTGCCGTTCTCGAAGACCGACGTCGATCCCACGATCGTGATCGGAGTGTCCCCCGGCACGGTCACGACCCCGTAGCGACCGTCGCCGACGGGGAAGCACCCCGCGACGTCCCCGTCGATGCGGTAGGTGTTCTCGACGGTCGCGCGTCCGGCCCGCTCGGCCGTCGGCTCGTCGCACGCGGCGTCGACGGCCTCGCCACCGGCGGCGCCCCCGCTCCGGACGTCGGAGGAGACCGCCCGGAGCGTCGCGAACGTGGGATCGATCAGGACGACCGTCCCGGCCTCGGCCACGAGGGAGGCGAGTCGCGAGGCGTCGAGGTACTCGTTGTCGACGACGACGAGCGTGGATCCGGAGCCGTCCTCGAGCGACGTGAGCGCGTCGGCCGCACTGTCCGCGGTGACCACGTCGACCCCCTCCGATCTCAGGACCTCGACGACGGCCTTGGACCCCTCCGGGGTGGGACTCGTCGGGTCCAGGGGTGGCGCCCCGGCGTCGCTCGACCCCCTGAGCAGGTACACCGCGGCCACGACGAGCAGGCCGAAGCCCGTGAGGACGACCCAGAACACGGAGCGCTTCGCGCGCGTCCGGATGCTGGGGGTCAGGACGTCGCCGTCGACGGAGGGTGGCGCTTCGCGAGTGTCCGTCACGGCGTCTCGACCGCCTCGGTGAGCACGGCTGATCGCCGCGCGACGGCCGCATCCAGCTCGGAGATCGACCGGTAGAGCTCCATCGTGCCGGGCACGCTCGCATACCGCGTCGCGTCGAAGCCATCGGCCGTCCGGCCGAAGTCCGCAGCGAGATCCGGGAAGGCCACGGCGCCCTGAGAGGCGAAATCGTGCGCCGTCGTTCCGGGCAGGACGGCGACGACGGTGCGCTCCTGCAGGCCGCGCGCGAGAGCCCTGAACGCGTCGAGCACGGCAGCGGTGGCGTCTCCCCGTGCGGCGGCGTCGGCAGCGTCCTTCCGCAGCTGCGCCGCTGTTCGGCGCTCGTCGGCGCCGAAGAGGGAATCGGCCGCCCTGCTTCGCCGGTTGAGTCGCGGTACGCCCCACACGATGAACGCCGCGACGATCCCGATCACCAGGAGGACGAGGAGCACGACGGGGATCAGGCCGCCGAGACCGTCTCCCGAGGGGAGGGTGAGGGACTGGAACCATTCAGAGATGGCCTGTCCGATGCGATCGAGCAGCGTGGGCTGTGCGGCGGTGTACTCCGGCCCGGACAGCTCGCGCAGCAGCAGTTCGCGCGCGTCCGGCGCCGAGGGGTCGACCGGGATGTCGGCCGGTACGGGGAGACGGTGCACGCGACTAGGAACCGGTGGGGACGGTCGTGTCCGCGGCGCCTCGACGCTCGCGCGGCGTCAACGGGAACGGATCGGGGACGCTCGTGTCGCCGGCTTGCCGCGCCTCGACGAAACGCACGAGCTCGAGGTCGAGACCCTCCGTGCGCATCCGCAGATCGATGTAGACGAGCGAGACGGCGGCGGCCGTGACGACCGATGTCACCGCCGTCACGACGAGTGACACGAGGATGAGGAGGATGTAGGTGACGACGAACGTCGTGAGGGCGGCGCCCTCGACGCTTCCCGTCGGGTCGATGAGCGATCCGCCGATCCCCATGATGAGGCTGATCGGCGTGGTCACGACCTGCGAGGCGACGCTCAGGATGATCGAGATGAGCGCGAGCACGCCGAAGGTGCGCCAGAAGTAGCCGCGGGTGAGCCGCCACGAACGCGCGACGGCGCGCGACACTGGGGCCCTCTCGAGGACGATGATGCTCGGGACGATCGCGAGCTTGGTGCCCAGCCACGCGTAGAGCACGATGAGTCCGAGTGCGCCGATGACGCCGATTCCGATGCCGAGGGCGATGAGGTCGGTGCTCACCGCGATCACGAGCCAGACCACGGCGGCGACGAGCCCGACGGCGATGAGCGCCGCGAGCGAAGCGAGGAGGGTCCAGCCGACGAGGGCCCAGAGCCTGGGTGCGGCCGCACGCCAGACCTGCCCGAGCCGGAGTTTCTCGCCGAGTGTCGCCCGCGCGACCTCCGCGACCACGACGCCCTGGACCATGACGCTGCCGATGAGCGAGATCGCGATCGGGATGAGCGCGGCGAGGATGATGGCGAGGACCGAGCCGGCCGTGATGGCATCCCGGTCGTCCGGCGCCGCCGAGGTGATGCGCGACACGGCGAACCACGTGACCCCGCCGATCACGAGCACCGACACGACGATCGTGATTCCCTGGACGAGCAGGGCGCTGCCGAAGGTGGCCTTCGGGTTGCGCCGCATGGCCTGGAACGGCGCGCCGAGGAGGGTCCCGAAGCCGAGGGGGCGCAGCGGGATGAGCCCGGGCTTCGGCGGCGGAGCCCAGCCCGTCGGAGCTCCCGCGGGAGCTCCGGTCGACCACGCGGGCTGGCCGGGGGGAACGCCGTATCCGGCGGGGGACGCCGGCGGGTACTGGCCGTAAGCGGACGGGTGGACGTATGGGGCCTGCTGGCCGTATGCGGGCTGCTGGCCGTAGCCACCCTGCTGGCCGTATGCGGGCTGCTGGCCGTAGCCGCCCTGCTGGCCGGCCGTGTCGCCCCACGGGGACCCGGCGGGCTGCGGTGCCGCCGGCGCCGCCCACGGCATCGCCGGTGGGCCGGCCTGCGGGGGAGTCGACCTCTCCGAGTCGGCGACCGGCGCGTCCGTCTCGTGGCGATTCCTCGCCGAGGTGGGCGCCGGGTACTCCGGCTCGCGTGCGTCGTCACCCATGTGGCAGACCCTTCCCGACACCGTCCGATTGTCCCTCCATGCTTTCACACGGTGGCGACGCGCACATGGCCGCGACGCGCGTGATGCCGACTCCCGCGGATCGGCTCGACTACTCTGAAGAGAACATCGCGGGTGCGATCGGGCATCGCGGCCCGCGCGAGACACGAGAACGGGGCCCATGAGCGCACGAATCCTGGTCGTCGACGACGACACGGCTCTCGCCGAGATGATCGGTATCGTCCTGCGCACCGAGGGCTTCGACACGGTCTTCTGCGGTGACGGCTCGCTCGCGGTCGAGGTCTTCCAACGGGAGAAGCCCGACCTGGTCCTCCTCGACCTCATGCTCCCGGGCCTCGACGGCATCGAGGTCTGCACGCTGATCCGACAGGAGTCGGGCGTCCCGATCATCATGCTCACGGCGAAGTCGGACACGACCGACATCGTCGGCGGGCTCGAGTCCGGCGCGGACGACTACATCGTCAAGCCGTTCAACCCGAAGGAACTCGTCGCACGCATCCGTACGCGACTGCGCCCGGCCTCCGACGACTCGAGCGATGTCGTCCGCATCGGCGACCTCACCCTCGACGTCGCCGCGCACGAGGTCACCCGTGGATCGGCGCGCATCCCCCTCACTCCGCTGGAGTTCGATCTCCTGGTGACCCTCGCGTCGAAGCCCCAGCAGGTCTTCACGCGCGAGATGCTGCTCGAGCAGGTCTGGGGATACCACTACAAGGCCGACACCCGCCTCGTGAACGTGCACGTCCAGCGGCTCCGCGCCAAGGTCGAGGTCGACCCGGACAACCCGCGCATCGTCATGACCGTGCGGGGCGTCGGCTACCGCGCGGGCAGCACAGACTCCGCCTAGACCCGTGTCCGACGCCGGTTTCGATCCGTCCGCCTTGGCGCGGTCGGTGCGTTCGCTCCCTCGAGCGATCGCGGCATCGTGGCGGCGTTCCCTCCAGTTCAAGACCGTCGTCGTCACGATCGGTCTCACGGGTCTCGCCGTCTTCGTCGCGGGGGCGTACATGTCCGTGAGCATCGGCAACGACCTCTTCCAGTCGCGACTGGATCAGGTGCTCGTCGACTCGGCGAGAGCGCAGCTCGCTGCGCAGCGCACCTTCGACGCCGCCGAGACGGGGGACGCCGTCAATCTCGACAGCGTCATGGGTTCGGCGCGCAACGACATCGCCACCGTCTCGTCGTCCCGGATGATCACGGTCTACCGAGTGCCCGGCCAGGACTTCGATCCGGCCGCACCGCAGGACTTCGAGAGTCCCGGTCTCGACGCCGCCGTCATCTCGCCCGAGCTGCGGGAAGCGGTCTCCGAGAATGCCGAAGGTCAGTGGTGGCAGTCCGTCGGCTTCTCCGGTTCGGCCACGGGGTCTCCGGGAATCGTCGTGGGACAGCGCGTGACGGTTCCCGGTGCCGGCGACTACGAGCTCTACATGGGGTACGACCTGAGCGACCAGGAGGAGACGCTGCAGTTCGTGCAGCGCACCCTCTTCGTGGCGGGGCTCGCGCTGCTCGCCCTCGTGGGCGCCGTCGCGTGGGTGGTCGTGCGCATCGTCGTGCGCCCGATCCGCGAGGCGGCGGAGACCAGTGAGAGGCTCGCGGCCGGTGAACTCGAGGTGCGTATCGACCGGACCGGCGACGACGAGATCGCGACGCTCGCCCGATCGTTCAACGAGATGGCCGACACCCTCCAATCGCGTATCCGCGAGCTCGCGGAACTCTCGCTCGTCCAGCAGCGTTTCGTGTCCGACGTCTCCCATGAGCTGCGCACGCCGCTGACGACCATCCGTCTCGCGGGCGACGTGCTGTACGACCAGAGGGACGACTTCGCCCCCGCCACGGCACGGACGGCCGAGCTGCTCCACACGCAGGTCGAGCGCTTCGAACTGCTCCTGGCTGACCTTCTCGAGATCAGCCGGTACGACGCCGGATCGGCCGAGCTCGAGACGGAGCCGACGAGCATCGCGAGGCTCGCCGAGGAGTCCGTCGAGGAGATGCGGGACCTCGCCAGACAGCACGGTTCGGAGCTTCTGCTCGTCGCGCCGGGCGGCTATACCGAGGTCGACGTCGATCCGCGCCGGATCCGCCGCATCGTGAGGAATCTCGTGGGCAACGCGATCGAGCACGGCGAGGGCCGTCCCGTCGTCGTCTCGGTCGACAGCTCCGAGGGGGCCGTGGCGCTCGGAGTCCGCGACTACGGGCTCGGGATGAAGGAGGAGTACACCGAGCGCGTCTTCGACCGGTTCTGGCGGGCGGACCCGTCGCGCCGACGCACCATCGGGGGTACGGGACTCGGACTCTCCATCGCGATGAGCGACACCCGGCTGCACGGGGGGTCCCTCGACGTGTGGTCGCGTCCGGGCCTCGGGAGTCTCTTCCGGCTGACGTTGCCGCGCGTGCCTGGCGGGCCGCTCGGCACGTCCCCCCTGTCGCTGCCCCCCACCGATACCGAGCCTCCGGTGACCGTGCCGGACGACGCCGTCTCCGGACGACAGGATGGATCCTCGTGAAGCGCGTGCTCTCCGCCGTTCTGGCCGTCCTGGTGCTCGTCGTCTGCGCCGGGTGCGTCGGCATCCCGCGGAGCAGCGACGTGCAGGCGGGCAAGCCGATCACGACGGACGACGACCTCGACATCACGTTCATCCCGAGCGGGCCGCAGGCCGGATCGACGCCGGAGCAGGTGCTCAGGGGCTTCATCGCGGCGGCGACGGGCTCGCAGAACAACTACGCGGTCGCGCGCGAGTATCTCGCGCCCGGCATCTCGGAGTCGTGGCAGCCCGACAAGAGCGTTCTCGTCGACACGGCGTCGGAGCGTCGCTTCCAGTCGAACGGCGACACGACCCAGCGGTTGAGCGTCTACCCCGAGGCTCAGGTCGACGAGCGCGGACTGTACGAGCGGAACCCGTCGGACAACCCCGTGCAGCTCGACTACCGCTTCGAAGAGGTCGACGGCGAGTGGCGGATCAGCTCGGCGCCCGACGGGATCGTCCTCGACTCCGACACCTTCATGACCGTCTTCGGGGCGCACGCGCTCATGTTCTTCGACCCCACGTGGACCTACCTCGTGCCCGACATCCGTTGGTTCCCCACCCGCGCATCCACGGCGACGACCGTCGTCAAGGCGCTCCTCGACGGGCCGTCGTCGTGGCTCAGCCAGGGTGTGCGCACGGCGTTCCCGGACGGCACGTCGCTGTCCGCCCAATCGGTCGTCGTGGACGGCGATATCGTACGGATGGACTTCTCGGGTGGTTTCGTCGGCGAGAACGCTCTCGGCCAGTCGCGCATGAAGGCGCAGTTGAGCGCGAGTCTCGCCGGGATCGGCACGCTGGGTCCCGACAGCATCTCGGCCGCCGGGGCCGTCGTGTCGATCGACACGCTCACGGTGCCGTCCCCCCGTGTGGACGCGAGAGCACTCGTTCTCTCCGAGGAGGGGTTCGGATACCTGACGAGCGACGGCGTCGAACGCATCGACGGCGTCTCGGACGACGTCGAGGAGCTGTCGCCGTCCGCGGTGTCCGTCGGCGTCGGTGCGGCCTTCGCTGCAGCGCTCACGGGTGACGGCCTCTACATCGCCACGGGCCAAGGCGAGCCGCTGCGCGTCGACTCACGTGCAGATCTCATCGTTCCGAGCGTCGACCCCTTCGGCTTCACGTGGAGCGTCCCGGCGGACGACCCCGGCGCCGTGATCGCCTTCCAGCGGGACGGCAGCCTGACGGAGGTCACGACGCCGTGGCCGGAGGCGTCGAGCATCGCGTCGCTCCAGGTGTCGCGGGACGGCACTCGCGTCGCCGCCCTCATCACGAGTGGTTCGTCGACGCGTCTCGTCGTCGGCGCCGTGGTGCGCGCCGAACCCGGAGGGGCTCCCACGGCCATCGGCGACCTCCACGAGCTGGACGAGACGAGCAATGAACCGCGTGCCCTCACCTGGGTCGACGACCGCTCCGTGGCGACGCTGACGCAGGCCGATGACGGGACGGGCGAGATCGAGGTGCAGACGATCGGTTCCACCGCCACACCGGCGCCCTCCCTCGACGGCGCGACCATGATCGTCGGGGCGAACACGGCGCAGCAGGTGCGTGCGTTGCTCGACTCCGGCGAGGTCCGCGTCCGCAGCGGATCGGGGTGGCAGACGCGTGCGACCGGGATCCAGGTGCTCGCGACGCAGCTCGCCTCTCTCGGCTGACGCCGGCTCGCTCGCTCGGGCGATCGTCGGGTCCGTCGTCCACAGCTCCGCTGAGCCCCCGATCACCACCGGATCGTTCGCAGGAAGAGTGTTCGCATCCGGCTCACGCGCACACTCGTTCGCATGACGTCACCCGTGACCGCCGCGGCGCGGCTCGCTCGCCTCGCCCGAGAGGCGCTGGTCGCTGCCGGGGCCGTGGTCGTCCCCGTCGCATGTGCGGGCTGCGGGCGGGAGGACACACCCCTGTGCGCCGAGTGCCGCGACCGTTGCGTGGGGAGCGTGCGTCTCGAGCACATCGACGGCCTTCCCGTGCGTTTCGCCCTCGACTACTCCGACGAGGTGGCTCGTGTCGTGGTGGCGTTCAAGAACGATGGTCGGACGGGGTTGGCCCGCGTCCTCGCCGAACCGTTCGGCCGGAGCATCGACGATGCGGTGGGCGCCCTCGCGACGCACGGGACGACCGTCGACGATCGAGTCCTCGTCGTGCCGATCCCGAGCCGTCGGGCCTCGATGCGGCGGAGGGGCTATCGCCCGGTCGCGCTCCTCGCGCGGAGAGCGGGGGTACCGCTCGACGCGCGCCTGCGCTTCGCGCGGCAGCCGCTCGACCAACTCCGGCTGGGGCGCAGGGAACGGGGTGAGAACCTCCGGGCGGCGATGGTCGCCGATCCGCTGCTCGACGGCCGACGGGTCCTCATCGTCGACGACGTCCTCACCAGCGGGGCGACCGTTCGCGAGGCGGCACGCGCGATCGACGCCGTCGGCGGGACGGTGGTGGGAGCGGCCGTGCTCGCGCGG
Proteins encoded in this window:
- a CDS encoding ComF family protein, with the translated sequence MTSPVTAAARLARLAREALVAAGAVVVPVACAGCGREDTPLCAECRDRCVGSVRLEHIDGLPVRFALDYSDEVARVVVAFKNDGRTGLARVLAEPFGRSIDDAVGALATHGTTVDDRVLVVPIPSRRASMRRRGYRPVALLARRAGVPLDARLRFARQPLDQLRLGRRERGENLRAAMVADPLLDGRRVLIVDDVLTSGATVREAARAIDAVGGTVVGAAVLARTPSGRRSRRRERDLLGGPSESP